The nucleotide window AGGTACATCAAAGGATCAATCTGGCTCTTAACCTCTGTTAACATGATCAGGATGTAGATAGTAAAAGGGTTTCTGTACACTACAATGGTGACAGAAGCTACTATTTCAGTGTTGGTTTCAATATGGATTTGTCTAATGTGTCTTGTCGTAGCCCCTTTGGCACCCTCTTCAATAGCAGAGCTTCAGAGGTTACCAGGAATCTGTGATGAGTATCATTAGGTTAGATTATAGAAGAACCTACTATAAACCCTGGTGACTGATATAATCTGGTGCAAGTAAGAAGCTACAAATTTCTATGTATTATTCTAATGCATATAGAAACTCTACTAGATAGAAAATTACGGATTCTATCTTATGACAACTATAGAAGTTCTTGTTTGCATATTAGTAAATGTTTTCTTTTCATGAGGAAAATATACCATATAGAAAAATGAATTCTTGTTGCAGCATTACGGGTGCATGCTGATAACTTGCTGGTATTAAATGTGTTGGTGCCATGTCATGCTCATACTTCAAAATATGGCTGCAATATAAGGTTGTCAAAGTATTGCATAATGTATATGCAATAATGTGGCTGCATATGTGTGGCTTGTATCAAATTATAAGTGCAATACACAATTAAGTGTTAAGTGTAAACAATGAAATATATTGTTAAGTCTAAATAATAAATATGTAAATAAGTTTAGATCAAGTTAgaaacgaatatatatatatatatatatatatatatatatatatatatatatatatattcatttaagAAGCAATTTATGTGATAAATTATAAGAATCTAATAAAGCTGTGTGATAAGATATATTGTCAGGAACCAAATTTTATGGTATTAAAATAACATGGCAGTGAAATAATGTTAGTGAGGAAAACACAGATAGGATACTAATGTATAGATAATAAAACAAAATGGATTATAATAATATTGATGAAGCATAAAGCATACATGTGACTGCATTTCATATTTATGTGGTGGACTACATCTGCAGATGTATTTTCATGTCTGTGTGGATGGCATAAGTGGCCACACAATTGCCAGTTCTGGAGTTGGTATTTCTCCGTAATTATTGTTTACATGTGCTCATGAAATATTTTGTTTCTCCATGAgtagctttccttttttttcactATTGATCTGTACTTGAAATTATTATGCTACATAAGACGCTCGAATTCAGGCATAAATATTTTCATTATTGTAACATGAATTTGACATAGTTGGCTTTTTAATCCTTTCCATTTAAACAGGTGATCCTCTTTATGATATTGGTGGGCAACCTAAAGCTTTTGAGCCAGAGTCTTCATGTGATTGTGCTGCAGATGATGGGTATATCAGTCTATTTTCTAATAGCATTGTGATAAACTGAAAAGATTTTCAATTAAATGGTATAATCTGTATTGTTGTGTGGGTCACATGTTGCCCAAATAAATGAAAGATTATACATTAACATAATCATTGATCCTTTTTTAACGGTTCCAAGAATTTGTGACTTAGGCAGGATGTTTTTTAACAACTCATCATTAGTTTAAATACTATTTCTAAACTGTTAATTGACATTTTTCCTCCATTCAAATCAAGATATCTTTGTTTGCATCCTATGtatttttgaagaaatatttAACTCTTGTCTTGATTTCACTACTATTATTCCACTTTCAGAGGTTATCAGAAGCCAATTCAAGCTGTACCTGGAGATTGTGGCTATTACTTGCATGCATATCAACTTTTCCTTTCTCATCCGGTCACAAATAAGGTAACTgttgaattatgtcttttgggcATTTAGTAGCTTGAAGATAATTTTCATGGTTTGAGTAACACATTCTTCATCTGGAACTAGGTGTCATTTGTAGCTTGAAAAGAACTCAAAACACGCTGCACTATAGAAGTTTTGCTTGTGAATGAGGTTGTACACAATAATTATACTGTCATATACCAAGATGATTTAGAAATAAATCCAATACTAGTTTACATGATATAGTGGAATATATGTGGGAAGGAATCCGACACTGGTACATGCCTTGGTCATGAACCTTGTCAAAATAGATATGATACAGTGCAATAATTCATATTTGGCTACCTTGGGTAGCCTGGTACATTTCCAGACATTACCAAGGCTTAGCAGGGTTCAACACAGGAAATTGTTTAGATTGTGTGGAACCAAGGTTGGAACATGGTTAGACCAGCATGGCTCTGTAGGGTGAGCATGGCAAACTGTGGTTATTATGTCCAACCAGAATTTGTGAGAATGGCATAGCTGTGCAAGGCGCAGCACATTAAAGTGCATAGTGTCGACCGAGGGTTTGCACGTGGCCAGGCATATTTGATGTTTTGCATATccattcttgatttcagaaatgatGTTTTTCGTTTATTGCACTTTGAAAATTAGGGAAAGCATCACATTGAAAGAAACTGCATTAGTTATTTGAGaagttcgataagttaaaaaaaaaaaaaaagaggtgtaAAATTAAGCTAACTCATTGGTTcattatgattttgtttcatccaAGATTTATGGCATGCGATGCTTAATAGATGGCGTACCTCTGATTTATCATTTAGGATTGACAATCATGTGGTAACCATATCCagacaattttttttctctaattgAGTGAATAAAATAAGGAACCGCAACATTTCTGAAAATATATATTGTCAGCAACCGAATCTACCTGACTTTGCAATTGTACCCCATCTATTCTGAGACATTTGTTTGAAGTGGTTATGTTGATTATTTGATATTAAGCTAAAATCAAGCAGTTAAGTTTTCCCCTATTTTGAGACTTTGATTCATTTTTCGATGATTTCTAATGCTAGTCAGATAGAAATCACGAGATCTAACTTATCTGCGTTGGTTTGTTCATGTGGTCTTTCATCAGAGAATAGAAATTACTGCTTCGCTGCCACCCATCCTCCAAACACAAGAAGAACGGGATCAAGAAAACCTGCAGAGATAGCCATGCAACCACTGCTGCTGTTGAGGAAGGATCATGTTTTTTATTGTATAACTTACCATTTGTAACAATCCCTCAATAGGTATGTTCCGTATGTGCTTTTTTACATCATATCTATCCAACTTGTTCATGCTGCCATACTAATCAGACTTGCCTCCCTTTTGCTCCCTGGTTTTTGGTCTTGCAGGCTAAGTGAGCTTAGAGACGTGTTTTTTATCTCTCGGAAAGGTTGCGTGTGTgcgtctttctctctctctactcTAATAAATTGAAATGTATCCGTTCTTTTGGAGTATTGTGGTTGTGACTTCTGGTCCATGTAAGCTATGTGTGTGCAGCAACCCACATGGCAACGGAACGTGGCATGATCATTACTCGTGGATGATGATGGGGTTGGACCATTCGACCACCAAATGGGGCGCTTCATCCACTCCTTTGTCGTCCCACCGACCACGCCACTTTGACCAGCGTGTCGTGTCCCTTCGCCTTCGCCGCCGAGAGGTCACGACGCTGCTCTTCCGCATTATTAGTTATAGTTATGTGAAGCTAATCTCTCTCCAGAAATCAACAACTTCCCAAATATTAATCGATGATATATTTTCTTAAGGTATATGATAACAACAGAACAGCTCCTCGTCGGGGCCAACTAATCCTCGTTTCGGCGCAACCTACGAAATCAATGCCCCTCTTCGGATTTCCAAGGTATAGAATTAAGCATCTAAATTGAAATTTCCACTTTACGAGAAAACTTTATAGCATCGGTAAGCCAGAAAGCACGGTCGACGACATGAAGAAACCAACTCCTGCCATTTACATcataaacattatatatatatgtatatataataagcTGAAGACTAGTGCCTCCTAACCAGAACTGGATCTAAGCTACTTGGAAAGCCATTGTCATCATCTCCTTCACGTACATTGAGTCTTTTGCCTCTTCACATTCCAGGTGTCGTAGCTTCCCATGCATGGGGAGGCCATCGTCCTCTTCGTCGTGAACGAGCCTGTGCCACCTGATATGTTCAGCACCGCAGAGTTGATCTGATCGGGTACGATCTTTTCGTCGAACAGCGACGCGTTGTGAAGTCTGACAGCAGCCACCGGGGGAACTTGAAATTGTTGCAGCGGCGGAGGATTGCGCCACTGGGGGAGCGGCCCTGCGAGGAGAACCGTCTGCAGCAGAGGGCCTGCTTCCAGTACAGCTTGCAGCAGCTTCCCCTTCCGCGGGAGCGGTCTCTTCATCGCAAGGCCGTCGATTATGGCGGAAGCCCGGTCGTACTTTTGCTGCTGCGGGACGCCCATGTTGATGCTCGGCAGTTCAGGGGAACCAGGAGATGCGCCGCCGCGGCCGTAGGAATGATGGTTGGGAGTCGCCGAGAGGCTGTCGGACTCGGTCACGCTGCAGCTCCCTCGAGTCTGGGTGGGGGAGTACTCCCCCGTGTTAGGCTGCGAGATCTTGCtgagcagaagctgaagttgatcCCTGGCCACATCTCTCTCGTGGGCGATCACTTGGAGGAGGCGGATCAACTGATCGATGTTCTCCGCCCTCTTCCGTATCTCCTCCTTGGCGTTGGCCCGCAGCGCTTCCAGCTCCGAGGTGGTGCACAGAAGCTTGTGCTTCAATTCCTCCATGCTCTGCTCGAAGAAAGCAAGCACAGCAAAGAAATCCGTAAGGCAACAACTCATCCTTCATCTACGGCAGTCGGCAAGCAAACTCCATGGAAGAAGACCTGGCAGAGAGAGACGTACTGACCTCATGAAAACCCCAGACGGAAGGAAAGCCAGCATCCATGGTGACCGCTTCGAGAGTCCAATGATCCAAACCCATCCCCGGCAGGATCTACAAAAGCACCGGCCTCCTATGGGACCTTCGATTTGCAGGGGGAGGAGGGGGAAGAGAAGATAAAGACTCCTACTACTACTACTTCTCAGAAAGGGAGGAAGGGAAGAGGAGAGAGGAGGGATTCTTGTGTTGCTATTTGAAATGGGAGATAAAAGGTAATGGGAGGTTGCCATCCAATGATCCTTATATAGATGAACTCAGGATTCCACTCCGTCCTTTAAGGCTGCCTGTCCCACGAGTGTGACCCTCTCTCTACAACTATGGACCCGAATACATGGCAGGAGGCAAAGCCTTCGTAAAGAAACCCAGTATTCTCTGTGGGATATGATGGGATCGTAAATAGATTCCCCACACACAGCATTTTGACATGGCATTATGATGGCCGCCATAACAAGCCCGAGAGAGGGTGGTGGAGTTGGCGTACCACCGTCTTCCCATACGGCAGAATGGGACGCGGACTTCATGTCTATCCACCGTATACTTCTTTTTGACTGCTTGGTGTTGTCATGCATCCCAAGGATTGATTTGATGGTGGTGGACAGCAGCATTTGTATGTTGTTGCTCCGGTAGCCATCAATTTAGTGTTGCCATAATTCTTCTTTGCCTGTGTTTTCTATAATAAAACGTGAAacacaatttttgtttctctcaTTAGCTCATTGATTAGATGAGTGCGAGTAGTCCATGGTTACTTGCATAAATCATGTTTCTATCTACTGGCTTAAGTTTTTAGACGAATAATATTTAAGAATCGATAATTGTTAATCTCGAAAGCTAAACTAATAATTTATTTTGGTATCATAATAGTAATTATGAAAGATCAATGCCTGGCTTCTAGAAGAATTTTAATcgagaaaaaaataaatgaacAGAAACAAGGAATTCCTTGAGTTGACCTGTGTATTCACTGTGCATTTCTTTTCCTCGGGTCTCTACATAGCCAATACTACTAGATCACAATAAAGAAGCAATTCAACgcacagaaacagagagagagagagagttcaatACGAAATGTTTTCTTGTGGTTGATGTCGTTGGCGTTGGATCCTTGAGGAAGGAAGAGACCTCAAGGAAGCCGACAAGATGCGTGGGAGAGCGCAGCATGTGGGTGTAGGGAAGTAAGGGTAGGGCTCTCGCCATGGCTTTGCTTTTGTTTATGTGGGACAAGCGGCGGATGCAACACATAAgatgagaaagagagaaagagaaagagagagagagagcacaggcACCGGGTAGGGTGGGGTGTACTTTTATTCGTTTGTCTTAGGGCTTCCGGTGGGGGACACCGGTTGATGTGTAAGTGTGAGGGGAGGTGGAGTGCGGTGTGGGAAGAGGACAAGCTTCGTGAGACATCAATATCCGGGGGGGTCTTGTTCATTGGATCTCACCATGCTTGccttggctctctctctctctctctctctctctctctctctctctcatattttATGGGGTCTTGGATGTGGGCGCCGGTGTTGCACCTTCCCTATGTCTCTTGTGGGTTACTATTCTCGGCTGTGGGCAGGATGATGATGAGGTGGTGGAGGAGGTTTAACATTCTGCATTTCACCATTTCTaggtttaaaaaaatcaaaaagttaGTCATTGTTTCTTAGTTCTATTATGAATTCTATTATTCATTATAAACAATAATTCATCTGAATCTATTTGTTCGTATCGATTTATCAGAATCCAATCTTATCCTTTTTTTCTCATGTTTTTTTCTGATTAATCTAGTAGATCAAACAGAAAGGAAAGGAACACAACAACATCTCACGAAGAGAAGatgaagaacatgaagaactggtCCACTGCATTGGGCTTACGATCACCCTGAAGGTGGCCACATCACCCCTGCACCCAATTAAAGAGACGCCGAGTGGgaccccacacacacacacacgcacgcacGCTTCCCATGGACCCCACATCGCTCGCGGAGACCCGGCGCTGCGGTCGACCGGAGAGGGGACGCCTTCCGCTGCCTCGCCAAATTTAACCTCCCAACCGCTTTACCCGTCGACCTAATCATGCCACCCACAGCCCTCACGATATAATACCGCCACCTCGAGGCGGAGACAAACGCGTTTACGTATCATTTCGACGTGCAGCCCTACCATTTCTTTTTTGGCTCCTAAAAAGCCTACGTTATAAATATGTTTTTGGATTCTTACATGAGGCACTCCGGTGACCGTCCGGTGGGGCCCCGAGGTTGGCTTGTGGGTGGGGTGAGCGTTTTGAGCATAATTAATGGGTGGGCAGCGGTACACGTCTTAATCATGAGGCGGCGCGATGTATGCGGTTGTCCGCTTCCGGGATCACATGGGAGAGGATTAGATGCGCCCCATGTGGGCTCGTCCAATAGCATCCAGCCACG belongs to Musa acuminata AAA Group cultivar baxijiao chromosome BXJ1-11, Cavendish_Baxijiao_AAA, whole genome shotgun sequence and includes:
- the LOC103972334 gene encoding uncharacterized protein LOC103972334; protein product: MGLDHWTLEAVTMDAGFPSVWGFHESMEELKHKLLCTTSELEALRANAKEEIRKRAENIDQLIRLLQVIAHERDVARDQLQLLLSKISQPNTGEYSPTQTRGSCSVTESDSLSATPNHHSYGRGGASPGSPELPSINMGVPQQQKYDRASAIIDGLAMKRPLPRKGKLLQAVLEAGPLLQTVLLAGPLPQWRNPPPLQQFQVPPVAAVRLHNASLFDEKIVPDQINSAVLNISGGTGSFTTKRTMASPCMGSYDTWNVKRQKTQCT